Proteins encoded by one window of Carettochelys insculpta isolate YL-2023 chromosome 10, ASM3395843v1, whole genome shotgun sequence:
- the LOC142018717 gene encoding deoxyribodipyrimidine photo-lyase-like, producing the protein MSQKSKTLRARGRKEITAEPAGSGDAVQSGGARVPRGKGKGRVEPSQAEASAVEKRRRTEGEAAEGGGTGSLGEAVRQARLRTAPSVQEFKYNKQRVRLVSQGSDLKEDAKGIVYWMSRDQRVQDNWAFLYAQRLALKQKLPLHVCFCLVPKFLEATIRHFGFMLRGLQEVAQECQELAIPFHLLLGFAKDVLPAFVTGHGFGGVVTDFSPLRSPMQWVEDVRERLPADVPFVQVDAHNIVPCWVASDKQEYGARTIRRKIHDRLSAFLTEFPPVIKHPYLPAAPAEPIDWSACWASLQVDHTVKEVTWATPGTAAGLAMLESFVGERLKFFGTDRNNPNKAALSNLSPWFHFGQVSVQRAVLEVRKSRVQHRESVEAFVEEAVVRRELADNFCYYNRNYDKVEGAQEWARTTLKLHTQDKRPHLYERQQLEEGKTHDPLWNAAQLQLVHEGKMHGFLRMYWAKKILEWTRCPDEALQFAIYLNDRYELDGRDPNGYVGCMWSICGVHDQGWGERAVFGKIRYMNYAGCKRKFDVGQFERRYDPRQVGQ; encoded by the exons ATGTCTCAGAAGAGCAAGACTCTGCGGGCCCGTGGCAGGAAGGAGATCACGGCCGAGCCAGCTGGCAGCGGGGATGCAGTGCAGAGCGGAGGTGCCAGGGTGCCCCGCGGCAAAGGGAAGGGCCGGGTGGAGCCGAGCCAGGCAGAGGCGTCGGCcgtggagaagaggaggaggacggAAGGGGAGGCGGcggagggaggagggacaggcagcctgggggaagcCGTGAGACAGGCTCGGCTGCGGACTGCCCCTTCCGTGCAGGAGTTCAAGTACAACAAGCAGCGAGTGCGCCTGGTCTCGCAGGGCTCCGACCTCAAGGAGGACGCAAAGGGCATCGTGTACTGGATGTCTCGAGACCAGAGGGTGCAAG ATAACTGGGCTTTCCTGTACGCCCAGCGCCTGGCCCTGAAGCAGAAGCTCCCTTTGCACGTCTGCTTCTGCCTGgtgcccaagttcctggaggcCACCATCCGTCACTTCGGCTTCATGCTGAGGGGCCTGCAAGAAGTGGCCCAG GAGTGCCAGGAGCTGGCCATTCCCTTCCACCTGCTCCTCGGCTTCGCCAAGGACGTGCTGCCCGCCTTCGTGACGGGCCACGGCTTCGGCGGGGTGGTGACCGACTTCTCCCCGCTCCGCAGCCCCATGCAGTGGGTGGAAGACGTCCGAGAGAGGCTGCCGGCAGACGTGCCCTTTGTACAG GTTGACGCTCACAACATTGTCCCGTGCTGGGTTGCTTCAGACAAGCAGGAGTATGGAGCCAGGACAATTCGACGGAAGATCCATGATCGGCTCTCGGCATTCCTCACAGAATTCCCTCCTGTCATCAAGCACCCATAcctacctgcagccccagctgag CCCATCGACTGGAGCGCCTGCTGGGCCAGCCTGCAGGTGGACCACACGGTGAAGGAGGTGACGTGGGCGACTCCGGGGACGGCCGCAGGGCTGGCCATGCTGGAGTCCTTCGTCGGCGAGCGGCTGAAGTTCTTCGGCACCGACAGGAACAACCCGAACAAGGCTGCGCTCAGCAACCTATCGCCGTGGTTCCACTTCG GCCAGGTCTCGGTCCAGCGGGCCGTCCTGGAGGTGCGGAAGTCCCGCGTTCAGCACAGGGAGTCGGTGGAGGCGTTCGTCGAGGAGGCCGTGGTGCGGAGGGAGCTGGCCGACAACTTCTGCTACTACAACAGGAACTACGACAAGGTGGAAG GTGCGCAGGAATGGGCCAGAACCACCCTCAAGCTCCACACCCAAGACAAGAGGCCTCACCTCTACgagcggcagcagctggaggaggggaaaacCCATGACCCACTGTGGAACGCGGCCCAG CTGCAGCTGGTTCACGAGGGGAAGATGCACGGCTTCCTCCGCATGTATTGGGCCAAGAAGATCCTGGAGTGGACCCGCTGCCCGGACGAGGCGCTGCAGTTCGCCATCTACCTGAACGACCGCTACGAGCTGGACGGCAGGGACCCCAATGGCTACGTGG GCTGCATGTGGTCCATCTGCGGGGTCCATGACCAGGGCTGGGGCGAGCGGGCCGTCTTCGGGAAGATCCGCTACATGAACTATGCCGGCTGCAAGAGGAAATTCGACGTGGGCCAGTTTGAGCGCAGATACGACCCCCGCCAGGTGGGCCAGTAG